One segment of Vibrio mimicus DNA contains the following:
- a CDS encoding LapA family protein produces the protein MKIIKIVAVLALFLIALALGSQNQSVVAFNYLLAQGEFHLSTLLGSVFVIGFACASILFGGLHLKSKLKIRKLTKQLKVANQQSTPETKVHSG, from the coding sequence ATGAAAATTATAAAGATAGTCGCCGTACTCGCTCTTTTCTTAATCGCATTAGCATTAGGCTCCCAAAATCAATCGGTGGTGGCTTTTAATTATTTATTAGCACAAGGTGAGTTTCATCTCTCAACATTACTCGGAAGCGTTTTTGTCATTGGGTTTGCTTGTGCGAGCATTCTTTTCGGAGGACTGCATCTCAAATCAAAATTGAAAATCCGAAAACTGACCAAACAGCTCAAAGTAGCAAATCAGCAGTCAACTCCAGAAACTAAAGTACATTCAGGATAA
- the lapB gene encoding lipopolysaccharide assembly protein LapB: MLEILFLLLPIAAAYGWYMGHRSAQQDKQKQSHQISRQYVTGLNLLLSDQSDKAVDHFIELLQVDNETIDTHLALGNLFRSRGEVDRAIRIHQNLISRSGLTVEQKNLALQQLAKDYMVAGFLDRAEKIFEQLIDEPEHRESALQQLTAIYQQTREWHKAIECASALVKLGRKRMRVSIAHFYCELAMLEKADGNDNKAVQLFKKALQEDPKCVRATISLGKLYLQNEDYQKTIDHLEMVLVQDIDFVGEVLSTLAECYHHLSREQDLIDFLRSCIAKKAGVSAELMLAQLVAQHEGIAAAQEILTRQLVKNPTMKGFYRLIDYHIAEAEEGRAKASLSTLQRLVGEQLKVKPHYRCRKCGFSTHSLYWHCPSCKNWGSIKPIRGLDGE, encoded by the coding sequence ATGTTAGAAATCCTGTTCTTGTTATTGCCCATTGCCGCCGCATATGGTTGGTATATGGGGCATCGCAGTGCCCAGCAAGACAAGCAGAAACAATCACACCAAATTTCGCGTCAATACGTAACGGGTTTGAACCTGCTACTCTCCGATCAGTCGGATAAGGCAGTGGATCACTTTATCGAACTCTTGCAAGTCGATAATGAAACCATTGATACTCATTTGGCCTTAGGAAACCTTTTCCGCTCTCGTGGTGAGGTAGATCGCGCAATTCGTATCCATCAAAATCTTATCTCTCGCTCAGGTTTGACGGTAGAACAAAAGAATCTGGCATTACAGCAGTTAGCTAAGGACTATATGGTTGCTGGCTTTCTTGATCGTGCCGAGAAAATTTTTGAACAACTTATTGATGAGCCAGAGCATCGAGAATCGGCTCTTCAGCAACTCACGGCGATTTATCAGCAGACTCGTGAATGGCATAAAGCAATTGAGTGTGCTTCTGCTCTTGTTAAGCTTGGGCGTAAGCGTATGAGGGTGAGCATTGCTCACTTTTATTGTGAGCTAGCCATGCTTGAAAAAGCTGATGGCAACGATAACAAAGCCGTTCAACTGTTTAAAAAAGCACTACAAGAAGATCCGAAATGTGTACGTGCCACGATCTCGCTCGGTAAGCTCTATCTGCAAAACGAAGATTATCAGAAGACCATTGATCATTTAGAGATGGTGCTTGTTCAGGATATTGATTTTGTTGGTGAAGTATTGAGCACATTGGCAGAGTGTTACCATCATCTCAGCCGTGAGCAAGATTTGATTGATTTCTTACGGAGTTGTATTGCTAAAAAAGCAGGGGTATCGGCAGAGCTAATGTTAGCGCAGCTTGTTGCTCAGCATGAAGGTATTGCAGCCGCTCAAGAAATTCTCACTAGACAGCTAGTCAAAAATCCAACGATGAAAGGTTTCTACCGCCTGATTGACTATCATATCGCGGAAGCTGAAGAAGGCCGAGCCAAAGCGAGCCTATCAACTCTGCAACGCTTAGTTGGAGAGCAGCTTAAAGTAAAGCCACACTATCGTTGTCGTAAGTGTGGTTTCTCAACCCACTCACTCTATTGGCATTGTCCGTCATGTAAAAATTGGGGTTCAATAAAGCCGATTCGAGGCTTAGATGGTGAGTAG
- the pyrF gene encoding orotidine-5'-phosphate decarboxylase yields MNDPKVIVALDYDNLADALAFVDKIDPSTCRLKVGKEMFTLFGPEFVRELHKRGFSVFLDLKFHDIPNTCSKAVKAAAELGVWMVNVHASGGERMMAASREILEPYGKDRPLLIGVTVLTSMEASDLQGIGVQTSPQDHVLKLATLTKNSGLDGVVCSAQEALLLKQNLGNEFKLVTPGIRPAGSEQGDQRRIMTPAQAIAAGSDYLVIGRPITQVVQPDVVLRAINQSLV; encoded by the coding sequence ATGAACGACCCAAAAGTGATTGTTGCACTGGACTATGACAATCTGGCGGATGCGCTCGCGTTTGTGGACAAAATTGACCCAAGCACATGTCGACTCAAAGTGGGTAAAGAGATGTTTACTCTATTTGGCCCAGAATTTGTACGCGAGTTGCACAAACGTGGTTTTTCTGTGTTTCTGGATTTAAAATTTCACGATATTCCGAATACTTGTTCAAAAGCGGTGAAAGCCGCCGCAGAGTTAGGTGTGTGGATGGTCAATGTACATGCCAGTGGTGGTGAACGGATGATGGCAGCATCACGTGAGATTTTGGAACCATACGGAAAGGATCGCCCACTGCTGATTGGTGTGACGGTACTAACTAGTATGGAAGCCTCTGATCTACAAGGCATAGGTGTTCAGACCTCTCCTCAGGATCATGTACTAAAATTGGCGACTTTAACTAAAAATTCAGGTTTAGATGGCGTTGTCTGTTCAGCTCAGGAAGCGTTACTACTTAAGCAAAACTTAGGAAATGAATTTAAGCTTGTAACACCAGGTATTCGTCCGGCAGGTTCTGAGCAAGGTGATCAACGCCGGATTATGACGCCAGCACAAGCTATTGCTGCAGGCTCGGATTACTTAGTTATTGGTCGTCCAATCACTCAGGTGGTGCAGCCTGATGTAGTCCTTCGTGCGATTAACCAATCACTGGTTTAA
- a CDS encoding ABC transporter permease, producing MLSYILRRLALILPTFLGITILIFTITRFVPGGPVERMLASMQSMSDSANYSTVNESNALSDAQIAQLNAFYGLDKPILEAYFDWLSKIIVLDFGESTRYYEPVSEMIAERLPVSLFYGGMTFFISYFISIPLGYYKAIKHGSVFDSASSIMIFVGYALPGYVVGVFLITVFSYHLEWFPMGGFVGDEFEDYETFSERLKDVMWHAILPLICYLIGDFATLTMTMKNSLMENLSADYIRTAIAKGLPFHKAVRKHALQNSLIPVASHFGNSLLFFMTGSFLIEVIFNIDGIGLLGYESIMERDYPVVMGIVAINAVMLMIGNILSDLCVAVTDPRVRFGE from the coding sequence GTGTTATCATATATTTTACGTAGATTGGCTTTGATATTGCCAACCTTCTTAGGCATTACGATCCTAATATTTACCATTACACGTTTTGTACCGGGGGGACCGGTAGAACGAATGTTGGCTAGTATGCAATCCATGTCGGATAGCGCTAATTATTCGACTGTGAATGAAAGTAATGCTTTATCTGATGCTCAAATCGCTCAGCTCAATGCGTTTTATGGGCTAGATAAGCCTATTCTTGAGGCCTATTTTGATTGGTTAAGCAAAATAATCGTATTAGATTTTGGTGAGTCAACGCGTTATTACGAACCAGTCAGTGAAATGATTGCAGAGCGTCTACCCGTTTCATTGTTTTATGGTGGAATGACTTTCTTTATTAGCTATTTCATTTCTATTCCCCTTGGATATTACAAAGCGATCAAGCATGGCTCAGTATTTGACTCAGCCTCTTCGATTATGATCTTTGTAGGCTATGCATTACCAGGCTATGTCGTGGGGGTTTTTCTTATCACGGTATTCTCGTATCACTTAGAATGGTTTCCGATGGGTGGCTTTGTTGGTGATGAATTCGAAGACTATGAGACTTTCTCTGAGCGATTAAAGGATGTTATGTGGCACGCTATATTGCCGCTTATTTGTTATTTGATTGGTGACTTCGCTACGCTGACCATGACAATGAAAAACAGCCTTATGGAAAACTTATCTGCCGATTATATCCGTACTGCTATCGCTAAAGGTTTACCATTTCATAAAGCGGTAAGAAAGCATGCTTTACAAAATAGTCTAATTCCCGTTGCAAGTCATTTTGGAAACTCCTTGTTGTTTTTTATGACAGGATCATTCCTTATTGAAGTGATATTTAATATTGATGGAATTGGCCTGCTTGGTTATGAGTCGATTATGGAGCGTGATTATCCAGTTGTAATGGGAATTGTCGCAATTAACGCTGTGATGTTGATGATTGGAAATATTTTATCTGACTTGTGTGTAGCAGTAACCGATCCACGAGTAAGGTTTGGTGAGTAA
- a CDS encoding ABC transporter permease, translating to MITISPLTRKKIKAFKEIKRGYWSFSILSVLLVLSLFSEFFINSRALVVKYQGEWYFPVVSGVYSGTEFGLDYASEADYRQLKKLFEEENKDNFVILPLVPWNPYEQDFSGEFPPLAPDIEKQHYLGTDVIGRDVLARLVYGFRTAMGFALLTMAISYAIGTVIGCAMGFFGGRFDLLAQRVIEVWSMVPFLYVIMILVSITQPTFVLFVAINVLFGWIGITWYMRTMTYKEAAREYVTAARALGASTARILFHHILPNTMVMIVTLAPFTIAANITALTALDYLGLGLMPPTPSWGELLQQGKSNLDAPWIVTSVVTAIVSVLVMVTFIGEAIRAAFDPKKYTRYV from the coding sequence ATGATAACAATCAGCCCATTAACCAGAAAAAAGATTAAAGCATTTAAAGAAATTAAACGTGGCTATTGGTCATTTAGCATTCTTTCTGTTTTGCTAGTGCTTTCATTATTTTCAGAATTCTTTATTAACAGCCGTGCTTTAGTGGTGAAATATCAAGGAGAGTGGTATTTCCCTGTTGTGAGTGGTGTGTACTCTGGAACAGAATTCGGCTTGGACTATGCGAGTGAAGCGGACTATCGACAGTTGAAAAAGCTGTTTGAAGAAGAGAATAAAGATAATTTTGTTATCTTACCCTTAGTACCGTGGAACCCTTATGAGCAGGATTTTAGTGGTGAGTTTCCGCCGTTAGCTCCTGATATTGAAAAACAGCATTATCTCGGTACTGACGTGATTGGACGTGACGTTTTGGCTCGCTTAGTGTACGGCTTTCGTACAGCAATGGGTTTTGCTTTGTTAACGATGGCCATCTCATATGCGATTGGCACTGTGATCGGTTGTGCGATGGGATTTTTTGGTGGCCGCTTTGATCTATTGGCTCAACGAGTGATCGAAGTTTGGTCAATGGTGCCATTTCTCTACGTCATTATGATTTTGGTCTCCATTACTCAGCCTACTTTTGTTTTGTTTGTCGCGATTAACGTCTTGTTTGGCTGGATTGGTATCACTTGGTATATGCGAACCATGACGTACAAAGAAGCGGCTCGCGAGTATGTGACGGCAGCACGAGCGCTCGGTGCATCTACGGCAAGAATTTTATTCCATCATATTTTACCCAATACGATGGTGATGATAGTGACGTTGGCACCATTTACGATTGCAGCCAACATCACAGCTCTTACCGCACTAGATTATTTAGGGCTAGGACTTATGCCACCTACACCAAGTTGGGGCGAATTACTCCAGCAAGGAAAATCGAATCTTGATGCGCCTTGGATTGTAACTTCAGTCGTTACCGCAATTGTCTCTGTACTGGTAATGGTGACGTTTATTGGTGAAGCGATTCGAGCGGCATTTGATCCGAAGAAGTACACACGTTACGTGTGA
- a CDS encoding extracellular solute-binding protein, with amino-acid sequence MKKLFIASAIAAASTSLYAASLPSNLQWQTNWDEPVFASTEAKRGGTYRTHLLSFPQTLRSVGPDSNSGLRGYFLDDVPALVAKHPDTLQWIPQLANEWAFAGDNKTVYFKLNPQAKWSDGEPVTADDFVFMLKFYRSPDIVAPWYNEYYTTVIEDVIKIDEHTFAAVSKVEKNQEDLLYTLGSLVPRPEHFYANPKKDENKDGIDDDFVRRYNFEGEPTTNAYYLDEVKKGKSITFKHVGDDWWGYSNRYYQHRFNVDKIRLTIIRDEDIALKHFEKGSLDAFNMILPALWHEKANGELYEKGYIHKFWGYNQMPQGAGGLWMNVSMPLLGDVNVRKGLTYATDFDGMIEKITRGDYSRKPHAMGFGHGGYDLPNPQPPRFEPEKAIKYFEAAGFNKIGPDGIRLNAKGERLSFAITYGVSSWTPRIAYLKEQAKQAGLEFTLNLVDGSSAFKYILEKKHELAFVNMGTSDVPAYWEYFHSVNANKPQTNNHTNYSSPELDTLIEKYKNEFDIEKKMNFSHQIQKLITDADVIVPGYMVTYAREAHWRWIKFPNDPMTKRTQALFPVDREIGLHTFWIDPEVKQETEKAMKSGKAFEPVTVLDLKYKL; translated from the coding sequence ATGAAAAAACTCTTTATTGCATCAGCTATTGCTGCCGCGAGTACCAGCCTGTATGCGGCTTCGTTGCCGAGTAACTTGCAATGGCAAACTAATTGGGATGAACCAGTCTTCGCATCAACTGAGGCGAAGCGCGGTGGCACTTACCGCACGCATTTATTGAGTTTCCCACAAACTCTGCGCAGTGTCGGGCCTGATTCTAACTCAGGGCTGAGAGGCTATTTCCTTGATGATGTTCCTGCGTTAGTGGCGAAACATCCGGATACGTTACAGTGGATCCCACAGCTGGCTAATGAATGGGCCTTTGCCGGCGATAACAAAACGGTTTATTTCAAACTCAATCCGCAAGCTAAGTGGTCTGATGGTGAGCCAGTTACTGCTGACGACTTTGTTTTTATGCTCAAATTTTATCGTTCACCAGATATTGTTGCGCCTTGGTATAACGAGTATTACACCACCGTGATTGAGGATGTGATCAAAATTGATGAGCACACATTCGCAGCAGTGAGTAAGGTCGAGAAAAACCAAGAAGACCTGCTTTATACCTTGGGTTCTTTGGTCCCTCGTCCTGAGCATTTTTATGCCAATCCAAAGAAAGATGAGAACAAGGATGGCATTGATGATGATTTTGTGCGCCGTTATAACTTTGAAGGTGAACCAACCACCAATGCCTATTACCTCGACGAGGTGAAAAAGGGCAAAAGCATCACTTTTAAGCATGTGGGAGATGATTGGTGGGGTTATAGCAACCGCTATTATCAGCACCGTTTTAACGTGGATAAAATTAGGTTGACGATTATTCGTGATGAAGACATTGCTCTGAAGCATTTTGAAAAAGGTTCGTTGGACGCGTTCAACATGATTTTGCCTGCGCTTTGGCATGAAAAAGCGAATGGTGAACTCTACGAGAAAGGCTACATTCACAAGTTTTGGGGCTATAACCAGATGCCACAAGGTGCAGGTGGCCTATGGATGAATGTTTCCATGCCTCTGCTTGGTGATGTCAATGTGCGCAAAGGGTTAACGTATGCGACTGATTTCGATGGCATGATCGAAAAAATTACCCGTGGAGACTATTCACGCAAGCCCCACGCGATGGGTTTCGGTCATGGTGGCTATGATTTACCTAATCCACAACCACCGCGCTTTGAACCAGAAAAAGCCATTAAGTATTTTGAGGCTGCTGGGTTTAACAAAATCGGCCCTGATGGTATTCGTCTCAATGCCAAAGGTGAACGCCTTTCTTTTGCTATTACTTATGGTGTGAGTTCGTGGACGCCACGGATTGCTTATTTGAAAGAGCAAGCCAAGCAAGCAGGGCTAGAGTTTACCTTGAACTTGGTCGATGGCTCTTCGGCATTTAAATACATTCTCGAGAAAAAACATGAGTTGGCTTTCGTGAATATGGGTACGTCGGATGTTCCTGCTTATTGGGAATATTTCCACTCGGTTAACGCCAATAAACCACAAACCAATAATCATACTAATTACAGCTCACCTGAATTGGATACTTTGATTGAAAAATATAAGAATGAATTCGATATAGAGAAGAAAATGAATTTTTCTCATCAAATTCAGAAGCTTATTACAGATGCTGACGTCATTGTGCCAGGATATATGGTGACCTATGCACGTGAAGCTCACTGGCGCTGGATTAAATTTCCGAACGATCCGATGACCAAGCGCACCCAAGCTTTGTTTCCGGTTGATCGTGAGATTGGCTTGCACACTTTTTGGATAGATCCTGAAGTGAAGCAGGAAACTGAGAAAGCGATGAAAAGTGGTAAAGCTTTTGAGCCTGTTACGGTTCTTGATCTCAAGTACAAGCTGTAA
- a CDS encoding ABC transporter ATP-binding protein has protein sequence MNEEVLLSVKQLETEFLTDNGAVKILHGVSFDVKKGRTLGLVGESGCGKSVTAMSIMGLLPKPYGRVTGGEILYHGKDLVKLPPKEMYAMRGDRISIIFQDPMTALNPVHTVGKQLMEVLALHRPELGRSTLRQHALEMLEKVRIPMADKRLDEYPHNLSGGMRQRVMIAMALACKPEILICDEPTTALDVTVQASILSLIQDLQQETGMAVIFITHDLGVVAEVCDEVVVMYAGKVVEHADVFDLFDRPQHPYTERLMSLMPSLEHTPKQLIPIKPIDPQSFPEFKG, from the coding sequence ATGAATGAGGAAGTATTACTGAGTGTTAAACAGCTTGAAACGGAATTTTTGACTGATAACGGAGCGGTAAAAATTCTGCATGGAGTGAGCTTTGACGTCAAAAAAGGTCGAACACTTGGTCTAGTGGGTGAATCGGGTTGTGGGAAAAGCGTCACCGCAATGTCAATCATGGGGCTATTGCCGAAACCCTATGGCCGAGTGACTGGTGGAGAGATCCTTTATCACGGAAAAGACTTGGTAAAACTACCACCCAAAGAGATGTATGCGATGCGTGGTGATCGTATCTCAATCATTTTTCAGGATCCGATGACAGCGCTTAATCCTGTTCATACCGTGGGTAAACAACTGATGGAAGTTCTGGCCTTACATAGGCCAGAGCTTGGCCGCTCGACCTTGCGTCAACACGCATTAGAGATGCTCGAAAAAGTGCGAATCCCGATGGCAGATAAGCGCTTGGATGAGTATCCGCATAACCTTTCTGGAGGGATGCGACAACGAGTGATGATAGCGATGGCATTAGCATGTAAACCGGAAATATTGATCTGTGATGAACCCACTACGGCATTAGACGTTACGGTACAAGCCTCCATTTTGAGTTTGATCCAAGATTTGCAACAAGAAACAGGCATGGCAGTGATCTTTATTACCCATGATTTAGGCGTAGTGGCTGAAGTGTGTGATGAAGTCGTGGTGATGTATGCAGGAAAAGTGGTAGAGCATGCAGATGTTTTTGATCTGTTTGATCGCCCGCAGCACCCATATACCGAAAGATTAATGAGTTTAATGCCCAGTTTAGAGCACACGCCTAAACAGTTGATCCCTATTAAACCGATTGA